The Clostridia bacterium genome includes the window ATGACTATGATTGGGGGTAAGCAAATGAATAAGGAGTTGGATTTTGCAAAGGAGCTAATAGATTTTATATATGATAGCCCGACGGCTTTCCATGCAGTTGATGTCACCCGAAAAATGCTGGAGAACCATGGCTTTGCAGAGCTCAAGGAAGAGGACAGGTGGAAGCTTCAAAAGGGCAGCAAATATTATATGATAAAAAACCACTCTGCATTGGCTGCATTTGTAGTAGGCATGAGAGAGGTCCAAGAGAATGGTTTTAAGATAATCGGTGCGCACACTGATTCTCCTACCTTCAGGATAAAACCATCAGCTGAGATGACAGCAGAGAACCACTACATCAAATTGGATACCGAAACCTACGGGTGGCCAATACTTAGCACGTGGCTGGACAGACCGCTGTCAGTGGCGGGGAGGGTTACAGTAAAGGGAGCTGACCTTTTTAACCCCATCACTAAGCTTGTGAACATTAAGAAGCCGATTCTGGTAATACCGAATCTGGCAATACATATGAACAGAAATATGAACTCAGGGGTAGAGCTGAACAAACAGAAGGATATGCTGCCACTGATGTCATTAATAAACGATAAGCTGGAAAAGGGCAATTATCTATTGAATGCCATAGCGAGGGAAATAAATGTTGAACCCTCTGATATAATTGATTTTGATTTGTTCCTGTATGAATTTGAGAAGGGGACAATAATGGGGCTTAATGATGAATTTATATCCTCTGCAAGGCTTGACGACCTTGCCATGGTGCATGCAGCGATAACAGCAATCACAAGTACTGCTGCTTCAAAGAGCACCAACGTTATGGTTTGCTTTGACAATGAAGAAGTTGGAAGTACTAGTAAGCAGGGGGCAGATTCACAGCTACTTTCGAGCATACTTGAGAGAATAGTGTTGTCAATGGGGGGAGACAGGGAAGACTTTTTTAGAGCTGTCTCAAAATCCTTCATGATATCAGCGGATTTGGCTCATGCCGTTCATCCAAATGCAGGAGATAAGCATGACCCGCAGAACAAGCCGCTGATCAACAAAGGTCCGGTAATCAAAATAAGTGCTAATATGAAATACACTACCGATAGCAACTCTTCAGCTGCATATGCAGGGATTTGCTTCAAAGCCGATGTACCTGTGCAGTGGTTTGTAAACCGTTCGGATGAACCGGGCGGCACCACTATAGGGCCTATTTCATCGTCGCACCTCCATATGCGAAGTATGGACATGGGGACACCTATTCTGGCAATGCATTCAGTGAGAGAGCTGGGTGGAGTGCTTGACCACACTTATGTGACAAGGAGCTTTGAAGAGTTTTATAGATTATAATTAGAAAACAAGAGAAAATATGATATAATTATTTGCAAGAAGTTAGCAAGGGGCAATTTAAACATTGCAAGTAAATGAAGGAGGGAAATATACTATGGAAGAAAGAAGAAAACATGATAGACTCCCACTTACGCTGGAGCTTACTATTTCTTCACTTTTTAGGCAGGATTATGAACTAATTCCCAATATAAATGAAGGCATTAAGGTCAATAATATATCAAAGTCAGGTATAGGCTTCATTTGCGGGCATGAATTGCCACTGGACTACTATTTTGATGCAAAGATTCAACTGACTCCAGATAAGTATTTTTATGCGGTATTAAAAATAGTACGCATAGATAAAACTGAAGTCGGATACAATGTGGGCTGCGAGTTTGTAGGTCTGGCAGACATACTGAGCATGAGGGTGGATTTGTACGGCGAGGAGCTGGGAGTAATCTCGAAATAGTATAAAAGGTGAATAGCAAAAAACTTGACTACAGTCGAATCATTATGACTGTGGTCTTTTTATTCTATACATTTCTTTACTATGTTGAACGCACTGAAGAATTATATTAGGGAAAAAGCGAATTCAACAGTAACAAGGTAACTTTTTGCGAAATTTGAATGATAATGCAAAATGTGTTTCGCAAAACGAATAATGTGATAAAATAATTAGGTGGGATGATTTGAAACGGTTTCCCATAAGAAAAAATGGCATTAAGAAGGGGTATCTGATGAACCTTATAAGTATAGAAAATATAACTAAAAGCTACAGTGAAAAAGTACTGCTTGATGAAATAAGCCTCGGAATAAATGATGGGGACAAAATAGGCATTGTGGGAGTAAATGGAGTAGGAAAAAGCACCCTTCTCAAAATAATTGCAGGAATTGAAAAGCCAGACGCAGGAAGGATCATTAAAGGAAATTCTGTTTCTGTTGAATATTTGCCGCAGACTCCTTATTTTGATCCTGAGGCTACAGTGCTGGAGCAGGTTTTTAAAGGTGATTCTCATGCAATGAAGTTGGTGAGGGAATACGAGATAGCTTTGGAGAACCCTGAGGCTAATTGTGAGAAGCTCTTAAAGCTCAGCAGTGAAATGGACAGGATGAATGGCTGGAGTTTGGAAAGCGAGGCAAAGGGCGTATTAACCAAGCTTGGCGTTACTGATTTTCAAGAGAAAATTGCAGTTTTATCCGGGGGTCAGAAAAAGAGGGTCGCCTTGGCAGCGGCTTTGATAAACCCTTCAGAGCTGCTTATATTGGATGAGCCTACAAATCACCTTGACAACAGGACAATAGACTGGCTGGAGGAGTACCTGGGCAAAAGGAAGGGAGCCCTTCTGATGATTACCCATGACAGGTACTTCCTGGATAGAATAGTGAATGTAATTGCTGAGTTGGATAAGGGCAAGCTCCATCTATACAAGGGCAACTACAATAACTTTATAGGGAAGAAAATAGATAGGGAAGAGCGTGAAGTCGCCAGTGAGCGTAAAAGACAGACTCTATTCAAGAAAGAGCTGGCATGGATAAGCAGGGGTGCCAAAGCCCGTACTACAAAACAGAAATCAAGAATAGAGAGGTTCGAGAATTTAAGCGAGCAAGCCGTTGATTTGTCGGAGGAAAAGCTGGAAATATCCGTGGGCAGCAGCAGGCTGGGCAGAAAGATAATTGAGCTGTCGCATATATGTAA containing:
- a CDS encoding M18 family aminopeptidase encodes the protein MNKELDFAKELIDFIYDSPTAFHAVDVTRKMLENHGFAELKEEDRWKLQKGSKYYMIKNHSALAAFVVGMREVQENGFKIIGAHTDSPTFRIKPSAEMTAENHYIKLDTETYGWPILSTWLDRPLSVAGRVTVKGADLFNPITKLVNIKKPILVIPNLAIHMNRNMNSGVELNKQKDMLPLMSLINDKLEKGNYLLNAIAREINVEPSDIIDFDLFLYEFEKGTIMGLNDEFISSARLDDLAMVHAAITAITSTAASKSTNVMVCFDNEEVGSTSKQGADSQLLSSILERIVLSMGGDREDFFRAVSKSFMISADLAHAVHPNAGDKHDPQNKPLINKGPVIKISANMKYTTDSNSSAAYAGICFKADVPVQWFVNRSDEPGGTTIGPISSSHLHMRSMDMGTPILAMHSVRELGGVLDHTYVTRSFEEFYRL
- a CDS encoding PilZ domain-containing protein, which translates into the protein MEERRKHDRLPLTLELTISSLFRQDYELIPNINEGIKVNNISKSGIGFICGHELPLDYYFDAKIQLTPDKYFYAVLKIVRIDKTEVGYNVGCEFVGLADILSMRVDLYGEELGVISK
- a CDS encoding ABC-F family ATP-binding cassette domain-containing protein, with product MNLISIENITKSYSEKVLLDEISLGINDGDKIGIVGVNGVGKSTLLKIIAGIEKPDAGRIIKGNSVSVEYLPQTPYFDPEATVLEQVFKGDSHAMKLVREYEIALENPEANCEKLLKLSSEMDRMNGWSLESEAKGVLTKLGVTDFQEKIAVLSGGQKKRVALAAALINPSELLILDEPTNHLDNRTIDWLEEYLGKRKGALLMITHDRYFLDRIVNVIAELDKGKLHLYKGNYNNFIGKKIDREEREVASERKRQTLFKKELAWISRGAKARTTKQKSRIERFENLSEQAVDLSEEKLEISVGSSRLGRKIIELSHICKSFGENKVIEDFSYIVLRNDRVGIIGANGSGKTTLMNIIAGIAKLDSGIIEVGETVKIGLFSQDFYHMDDSKRVIEYIKEGAEYLETAEGEKITASQMLERFLFPSAAQWTPLSKLSGGEKRRLHLLRVLMEAPNVLLLDEPTNDLDIETLTILEDYIESFPGAVIAVSHDRYFLDKTADKIFVFEGRGRIMKYTGNYTDVKESGALEEISDSIGQRMKEKDKEAGTRNEAVRDRERPAKFSYKEQKEYAEIDDVIALLEQNLQEVEGRLSATSSDYVLLQQLMDEKAVMESQLEEKMERWVYLNDLAERIAKNK